Proteins from a genomic interval of Nasonia vitripennis strain AsymCx chromosome 3, Nvit_psr_1.1, whole genome shotgun sequence:
- the LOC100120568 gene encoding ran-specific GTPase-activating protein isoform X2 codes for MPESGLNGKLATENGSAEPSVTLEESPPNSPPIEPHFEPVIQLPIVEVSTNEEEEQELIKLRAKLYRYDTSDTPAEWKERGTGEAKLLRHKTKNTVRVVMRRDKTLKICANHFVWPYMELNPNCGSDRAWVWSALADFADEQPKPQLLAIKFANVENAKLWKEAFEKAKKIVESECEAYIGKPDSDQESEASCSDSEEEADSKTQDKEKASPTSSNIDDKKHSKEEKSTSSEVTKATEDMTKDLTNLKVTEQE; via the exons ATGCCGGAATCGGGA TTAAATGGAAAGTTGGCCACCGAGAATGGCAGTGCTGAGCCCAGTGTCACACTGGAGGAATCTCCTCCTAATTCGCCCCCAATAGAACCTCACTTTGAGCCAGTTATTCAGCTACCCATAGTTGAAGTATCCACAAATGAGGAGGAAGAGCAAGAGCTGATAAAGCT GAGGGCAAAGCTGTATCGTTACGACACAAGCGATACTCCAGCAGAATGGAAGGAGAGAGGAACAGGAGAGGCTAAACTGCTGAGGCACAAAACGAAAAATACTGTCAGAGTTGTGATGAGACGGGACAAGACTTTAAAAATTTGTGCAAATCACTTTGTTTGGCCTTACATGGAATTAAACCCTAACTGTGGAAGTGACCGTGCCTGGGTTTGGAGCGCTCTTGCAGATTTTGCCGATGAACAGCCAAAACCACAGTTACTCGCAATTAAATTTGCCAATGTTGAGA ATGCAAAGCTGTGGAAAGAGGCATTTGAAAAAGCAAAGAAGATAGTAGAGTCTGAGTGTGAAGCCTACATTGGCAAGCCAGACTCGGATCAAGAGAGCGAAGCAAGCTGCTCTGATAGCGAAGAGGAAGCTGACTCCAAAACACAAGACAAAGAAAAGGCGTCCCCAACGAGTTCAAACATCGATGATAAAAAACATTCCAAAGAAGAAAAGAGTACCAGCTCGGAAGTTACAAAGGCCACTGAGGACATGACAAAAGATCTCACGAATTTAAAAGTTACGGAACAAGAGTAA
- the LOC100120620 gene encoding endoplasmic reticulum resident protein 29 — MMRRVFLTIISALVAFCTEMEFSAADDCRACVQLNSFSFDKVIPKFKAAVVKFDVAFPYGEKHEEFSKVAMSSRDSIDLLVAEVGVKDFGNKDNSELAQRYGVSKDDYPVVLLFIQGKTEPYKFVAETDADFTADNIKRFVKKKSGVYLGLPGCVEKLDRLAEEFRTSSEKDRQEILNKAKVFEDTLPEEHRPAAKVYVKTMERIMERGDVFVQTEHTRIEGLLKGKLSSDKKRTMEERRNILQSFTHRDEL; from the exons ATGATGCGTCGAGTCTTTCTGACCATCATCTCCGCCCTCGTGGCCTTCTGTACCGAGATGGAGTTTTCCGCCGCCGATGACTGCAGGGCTTGCGTCCAGCTCAACTCTTTCTCGTTCGACAAG GTCATTCCAAAATTCAAAGCAGCCGTCGTCAAGTTCGACGTGGCTTTTCCCTACGGCGAGAAACACGAGGAATTTTCCAAAGTAGCCATGAGCAGCCGAGACTCGATAGACCTTCTGGTAGCCGAAGTCGGTGTCAAGGACTTCGGCAACAAGGACAACTCGGAACTGGCTCAGCGATACGGTGTAAGCAAGGACGACTACCCGGTCGTTCTGCTTTTCATACAGGGAAAGACTGAGCCTTACAAATTCGTCGCTGAGACCGACGCCGACTTCACCGCTGACAATATCAAGAGATTCGTTAAAAAGAAGTCTGGAGTGTACCTGGGACTGCCCGGTTGTGTCGAGAAGCTGGACAGACTAGCCGAGGAGTTTAGGACTTCTAGTGAGAAGGACAGACAG GAAATTTTGAACAAGGCAAAGGTGTTTGAGGATACTCTACCGGAGGAACATCGTCCAGCAGCTAAGGTCTACGTGAAAACTATGGAGAGAATAATGGAACGAGGCGACGTGTTCGTTCAGACCGAGCACACGAGAATCGAGGGCCTACTGAAGGGAAAATTGTCGAGCGACAAGAAGCGAACAATGGAGGAGAGAAGGAACATTTTGCAGTCTTTCACGCACAGAGATGAactataa
- the Org-1 gene encoding optomotor blind related gene 1: protein MQSQQQQQQQQQTHEQLGADCCYHQQWLGQQQQQQPVLGLPSPMQQMEACLQTAGSNAKKPPSPTSLADSSSSGGGSGAVRTIGIANAGSNDSNNNRRTESSGGENNSEEETGQCKKPLHPALLGAGGALEARPLWEEFHQLGTEMIVTKAGRRMFPTFQIRLFGLEPNTEYILIMDFVPCDDKRYRYAFHSSAWVVAGRADPVSPPRMHWHPDSPATGAHWMKQPVSFDKLKLTNNQLDDNGHIILNSMHRYQPRCHVIVRPSPAGSLPDPRYENFKSFSFPETRFTAVTAYQNHRITQLKIASNPFAKGFRDCEPDECESSSSSSSTPTAPPAKRPAPGVYPAPVHLAPIPIQATATAHQEAAHHQPQQHQFYWGYPSGHQPAQSFVPHHHAPPPQPPPPPPLYGPR, encoded by the exons atgcagtcgcagcagcagcagcagcagcaacagcagacGCACGAGCAACTCGGCGCGGACTGCTGCTATCACCAGCAGTGGCtcggacagcagcagcagcagcagccggtcCTCGGGCTGCCCTCGCCGATGCAGCAAATGGAAG cttgtctACAGACGGCCGGTAGCAACGCGAAGAAGCCACCCTCGCCGACGAGTTTGGCCgatagtagcagcagcggtggtGGAAGCGGTGCCGTGAGGACTATCGGGATCGCTAACGCGGGCAGCAATGACAGCAATAACAACAGGAGGACCGAGAGCTCGGGGGGTGAGAACAACAGCGAGGAGGAGACGGGACAGTGCAAGAAGCCGTTGCATCCGGCACTGCTTGGAGCCGGAGGGGCTCTCGAGGCTAGGCCGCTGTGGGAAGAGTTTCATCAGCTTGGTACCGAGATGATCGTTACCAAGGCCGGACGTCGCATGTTTCCCACCTTCCAG ATCCGGCTCTTCGGCCTCGAACCGAACACGGAGTACATCCTCATAATGGACTTCGTGCCCTGCGACGACAAGCGTTACAGGTACGCCTTCCACAGCAGTGCCTGGGTAGTCGCCGGTCGAGCCGACCCCGTATCGCCACCTCGAATGCACTGGCATCCCGACAGTCCGGCCACCGGTGCCCACTGGATGAAACAGCCCGTCTCCTTCGACAAGCTCAAGCTCACCAACAACCAGCTCGACGATAACGGACAC ATAATCCTGAACTCGATGCACCGGTACCAGCCTCGCTGCCACGTGATAGTCCGGCCGTCTCCAGCGGGTTCCTTGCCCGATCCTCGCTACGAGAACTTCAAGAGCTTCTCCTTTCCGGAGACGCGTTTCACCGCGGTCACGGCCTACCAGAATCACCGGATAACTCAGCTCAAGATCGCGAGCAATCCATTCGCCAAAGGCTTCAGAGACTGCGAGCCCGACGAGTGCGAAAGctcctcgtcgtcctcgtcgacTCCGACGGCTCCACCGGCCAAGAGACCGGCTCCCGGGGTGTATCCGGCACCGGTACATCTGGCACCGATTCCGATACAGGCCACTGCCACGGCACACCAGGAGGCAGCGCATCATCAGCCACAACAGCATCAATTCTACTGGGGATATCCGTCGGGACACCAGCCGGCCCAGAGCTTCGTGCCGCATCATCACGCGCCGCCACCGCAaccaccaccgccgccgccgttgtaCGGACCGCGTTAA
- the Es2 gene encoding nuclear protein Es2, translating to MFSPSISSVTSSPMNSPGSMALETAKNMKDLAIFKTPRGPAKRSKAKVLDEETYVEKIGEIIQRDFFPDLEKLKAQNEYIDALESNDTKKMRELFEKYSFERPRTSERLASPATFETPVHKENSSEDTPKSTASTSCKAKEPKTEERRVGLDEFLSTNTSEDNASFEEIVFENEKKHRLKYAWLYKTETEPNILAIENNSDRLLAIENGKKNRPFQIDTWSYKNKNYIMYIPDGVELTTEEKIEMAKKRQEVIHYNTRLKVNPFNEQQNKETISELAKIQSKANDGKIGVDGKEIVRTETPRINGYTILATPTPTPSIPEIPDSPLMTWGQIEGTPFRLDGGDTPLLHATQGPSFRMAEPPKREKLAMQLAEKAGERNRDKKIKALNAARRSLATPSPRSTIDRLSTMSPAARRLATQKLRISVSPSPNRLSSSKTPLRTPLFGIRTPNTPRATTPRVKTSAPNASPKPQTPVLTDNLLNLPQRQRAADFF from the exons ATGTTTTCTCCATCAATAAGTTCGGTGACGAGTTCACCGATGAATTCGCCAGGCTCCATGGCATTGGAAACTGCGAAAAATATGAAGGATTTGGCAATTTTCAAAACACCAAGAGGTCCAGCCAAAAGAAGCAAAGCCAAAGTTCTCGACGAGGAGACCTACGTGGAAAAGATAGGTGAGATCATTCAGAGAGACTTTTTCCCTGATCTAGAGAAATTAAAGGCACAGAATGAGTATATCGATGCATTGGAGAGTAACGATACAAAAAAGATGAGAGAACTCTTTGAGAAATACAGCTTTGAGCGACCAAGAACTTCAGAACGACTCGCCAGTCCTGCAACCTTTGAGACTCCCGTTCACAAGGAAAACAGTAGTGAAGACACACCGAAATCCACAGCCTCTACCAGCTGTAAAGCTAAGGAACCAAAAACAGAGGAGCGCAGAGTTGGGCTGGATGAGTTTTTGAGTACAAACACTAGCGAAGATAATGCTAGCTTTGAAGAAATAGTGTTTGAGAATGAAAAGAAACACAGGCTTAAATATGCCTGGCTGTATAAGACAGAAACAGAGCCAAACATTCTTGCGATTGAAAATAACAGTGATAGGTTACTAGCTATCGAAAATGGTAAGAAGAATAGACCTTTTCAGATAGACACCTGGAgttacaaaaacaaaaattacatTATGTATATACCCGATGGAGTTGAGCTGACGACAGAGGAGAAAATAGAAATGGCCAAGAAAAGACAAGAAGTTATCCACTACAACACAAGGCTAAAAGTAAATCCTTTCAACGAACAGCAGAATAAGGAAACTATCAGTGAATTAGCAAAAATTCAGTCCAAAGCGAATGATGGAAAAATAGGAGTGGATGGcaaagaaattgtaagaaCCGAAACACCCAGGATAAATGGCTATACCATATTAGCCACACCGACACCAACACCAAGTATTCCTGAAATTCCCGATAGTCCTCTTATGACCTGGGGTCAAATTGAGGGAACTCCATTCAGATTGGATGGCGGTGATACTCCTCTGTTGCATGCAACTCAAGGTCCTTCTTTTCGAATGGCAGAACCACCCAAGAGGGAAAAACTTGCCATGCAGTTAGCTGAGAAAGCTGGAGAGAGAAATcgagataaaaaaattaaagcattgAATGCAGCACGACGATCCCTAGCAAC GCCATCACCAAGATCAACAATCGATCGACTAAGCACAATGTCACCAGCTGCCAGGCGACTTGCGACGCAAAAGTTACGCATTTCTGTCAGTCCATCGCCAAACCGATTGTCATCTTCAAAAACACCTTTGAGAACACCTCTATTTGGAATAAGGACGCCGAATACACCCAGGGCTACGACACCTCGTGTTAAAACAAGTGCACCAAATGCATCTCCAAAGCCACAGACTCCTGTTTTAACAGACAACTTGTTAAATCTACCTCAAAGACAAAGAGCAGCAGactttttttaa
- the LOC100120568 gene encoding ran-specific GTPase-activating protein isoform X1, whose protein sequence is MQSVNFLNGKLATENGSAEPSVTLEESPPNSPPIEPHFEPVIQLPIVEVSTNEEEEQELIKLRAKLYRYDTSDTPAEWKERGTGEAKLLRHKTKNTVRVVMRRDKTLKICANHFVWPYMELNPNCGSDRAWVWSALADFADEQPKPQLLAIKFANVENAKLWKEAFEKAKKIVESECEAYIGKPDSDQESEASCSDSEEEADSKTQDKEKASPTSSNIDDKKHSKEEKSTSSEVTKATEDMTKDLTNLKVTEQE, encoded by the exons ATGCAGAGTGTGAACTTT TTAAATGGAAAGTTGGCCACCGAGAATGGCAGTGCTGAGCCCAGTGTCACACTGGAGGAATCTCCTCCTAATTCGCCCCCAATAGAACCTCACTTTGAGCCAGTTATTCAGCTACCCATAGTTGAAGTATCCACAAATGAGGAGGAAGAGCAAGAGCTGATAAAGCT GAGGGCAAAGCTGTATCGTTACGACACAAGCGATACTCCAGCAGAATGGAAGGAGAGAGGAACAGGAGAGGCTAAACTGCTGAGGCACAAAACGAAAAATACTGTCAGAGTTGTGATGAGACGGGACAAGACTTTAAAAATTTGTGCAAATCACTTTGTTTGGCCTTACATGGAATTAAACCCTAACTGTGGAAGTGACCGTGCCTGGGTTTGGAGCGCTCTTGCAGATTTTGCCGATGAACAGCCAAAACCACAGTTACTCGCAATTAAATTTGCCAATGTTGAGA ATGCAAAGCTGTGGAAAGAGGCATTTGAAAAAGCAAAGAAGATAGTAGAGTCTGAGTGTGAAGCCTACATTGGCAAGCCAGACTCGGATCAAGAGAGCGAAGCAAGCTGCTCTGATAGCGAAGAGGAAGCTGACTCCAAAACACAAGACAAAGAAAAGGCGTCCCCAACGAGTTCAAACATCGATGATAAAAAACATTCCAAAGAAGAAAAGAGTACCAGCTCGGAAGTTACAAAGGCCACTGAGGACATGACAAAAGATCTCACGAATTTAAAAGTTACGGAACAAGAGTAA
- the LOC100117237 gene encoding serine/threonine-protein phosphatase alpha-2 isoform: protein MSELEKLNIDNIIARLLEVRGARPGKNVQLTEGEIRGLCLKSREIFLSQPILLELEAPLKICGDIHGQYYDLLRLFEYGSFPPESNYLFLGDYVDRGKQSLETICLLLAYKIKYPENFFLLRGNHECASINRIYGFYDECKRRYNIKLWKTFTDCFNCLPVAAIVDEKIFCCHGGLSPDLQSMEQIRRIMRPTDVPDQGLLCDLLWSDPDKDTMGWGENDRGVSFTFGAEVVAKFLHKHDFDLICRAHQVVEDGYEFFAKRQLVTLFSAPNYCGEFDNAGAMMSVDDTLMCSFQILKPADKRKFTYGGLNAGRPVTPPRGANNKNKKK, encoded by the exons ATGTCTGAACTCGAGAAGCTCAACATCGACAACATAATCGCGCGACTCTTGGAAG TGAGAGGAGCGCGACCAGGCAAAAATGTTCAGTTAACAGAGGGAGAGATTCGAGGACTGTGCCTCAAGTCCCGTGAAATTTTTCTATCGCAGCCCATTCTTCTGGAACTCGAGGCACCCCTCAAGATATGCG GTGACATTCATGGACAATACTATGACCTGCTCCGACTCTTTGAGTATGGAAGCTTTCCTCCAGAGAGCAATTACCTCTTCCTAGGTGATTACGTAGACAGAGGAAAGCAGTCGTTAGAAACCATTTGCCTCCTCCTCGCCTACAAGATCAAGTACCCAGAGAATTTCTTCCTGCTCAGAGGAAATCATGAGTGTGCATCCATCAACAGGATATACGGTTTCTACGATGAAT GCAAACGTCGTTACAACATCAAATTGTGGAAAACCTTCACAGACTGCTTCAACTGCTTGCCAGTTGCGGCGATCGTGGACGAGAAAATTTTCTGCTGTCATGGCGGCTTGAGTCCCGATCTCCAGAGTATGGAACAGATCAGGCGCATTATGCGACCCACCGACGTTCCCGATCAGGGCCTTCTTTGCGATCTGCTCTGGTCGGATCCAGACAAAGACACGATGGGCTGGGGCGAAAACGATCGTGGTGTCTCCTTCACGTTTGGTGCCGAAGTCGTGGCCAAATTCCTTCACAAACATGATTTTGACCTTATTTGTCGTGCGCATCAG GTTGTCGAGGATGGCTACGAGTTCTTTGCTAAGCGACAGTTGGTGACGTTGTTCTCGGCGCCTAACTACTGTGGCGAGTTCGACAACGCAGGCGCCATGATGTCCGTGGACGATACGCTCATGTGCAGTTTCCAGATCCTGAAGCCCGCTGACAAGAGGAAATTCACGTATGGTGGCCTGAACGCTGGGCGGCCAGTCACGCCGCCACGCGGCGCCAACAACAAGAACAAAAAGAAGTGA